One segment of Mycoplasma sp. E35C DNA contains the following:
- a CDS encoding helicase DnaB, translated as MVEYKELYEIHRNAGSINDTSLITNVYLHILGSEATMFYMWLINDYQTYMHERCKKNDLSLSRIFKTLGISKKQLSDFRKLLEGLQLLKTYVETNDVDKTKTYKFFLAKMLDWDGLMSQEIIKTTLINKIGREEYFRLSNLYSNKNIGGSNINVSSTFYEVFKKQNTDIYDHIASNTGSIDLDSLKFRQFNFSPETKNALTSLCEKYNPPESELIEILERTENINDSFDLAEAITEYTNTIDELEDASIPQNMNRNETFFGLFCPKDLEVSILHEYRTFNSERYLRGIYRRNLYPKEVEFIEGLKKEQNNKDYIVNAILDFSAQFSLTNKIQFDYAEKISNTLVIKNIRKLSDVVKYFRKVYSSKQFKDYKQNLSSSTRS; from the coding sequence AATGATACTAGTCTGATTACGAACGTTTATTTACACATTTTAGGCAGCGAAGCTACCATGTTTTATATGTGGTTGATTAATGATTATCAAACCTACATGCATGAACGCTGCAAAAAGAACGATTTATCACTTAGCCGCATCTTTAAAACATTAGGAATATCTAAAAAACAACTAAGCGATTTTAGAAAATTACTTGAAGGTTTACAGTTATTAAAAACTTATGTCGAAACCAACGATGTTGATAAGACTAAAACCTATAAGTTTTTTTTAGCAAAAATGCTTGATTGAGATGGTTTAATGTCCCAAGAAATTATTAAAACTACTTTAATCAATAAAATCGGTCGTGAAGAATATTTTAGATTAAGTAATCTTTATTCAAATAAGAATATTGGTGGCAGTAACATTAATGTTTCATCAACTTTTTATGAAGTATTCAAAAAACAAAATACTGATATTTATGATCATATCGCAAGCAACACTGGTTCAATCGATTTAGATAGTCTTAAATTTAGACAATTTAATTTTTCACCTGAAACTAAAAATGCTTTAACTAGTTTATGTGAAAAATACAATCCACCAGAATCTGAATTGATTGAAATCTTAGAACGCACAGAAAACATTAATGATTCATTTGATTTAGCAGAAGCAATTACTGAATACACTAATACGATTGATGAATTAGAAGATGCTTCAATTCCCCAAAATATGAACCGTAATGAAACATTCTTTGGTTTATTTTGTCCCAAGGATTTAGAAGTAAGCATTTTACATGAATACCGAACTTTTAATTCAGAACGTTATTTAAGAGGAATTTATCGTCGCAATCTTTATCCTAAAGAAGTTGAATTTATTGAAGGATTAAAGAAAGAACAAAACAATAAAGATTATATTGTTAATGCGATTTTAGATTTTTCAGCTCAGTTTAGTTTAACTAATAAAATCCAATTTGATTACGCAGAAAAGATTTCAAACACATTAGTTATTAAAAACATCCGTAAGTTAAGTGATGTTGTTAAATATTTTAGAAAAGTATATAGTTCAAAACAATTCAAAGATTATAAGCAAAATTTAAGTAGTAGCACTAGATCGTAA